The Apium graveolens cultivar Ventura unplaced genomic scaffold, ASM990537v1 ctg9213, whole genome shotgun sequence genome contains a region encoding:
- the LOC141705669 gene encoding uncharacterized protein LOC141705669: protein MDFGEQVLQYKGRKVDVVLENEAILNDEKKLERAGILKDIEPEVVLERSDCEDIEIVTRKNTDLMSGLGIDMVQNTQTRVELEIDKHYEEEPYMTSFENNLKEFVDVYERCLNNCEVSLALFPQNLRLAKLKKEYSQYFKMFEATSPIAKKLLVGNVVHDAGKKSAILDNSDFVPSYSLGLSQLTPKNLLSDLKGIGNSQLQGSSGSVSLVGKGQPVPKVVDEKGAHYRVGDKRIVTTKMVRPR, encoded by the exons ATGGATTTTGGG GAACAAGTGTTACAGTACAAAGGCAGGAAAGTGGATGTTGTACTCGAAAATGAGGCAATTTTGAATGATGAGAAGAAATTAGAAAGAGCAGGAATCTTGAAGGACATTGAGCCAGAG GTTGTATTAGAAAGAAGTGATTGCGAGGACATCGAGATAGTGACAAGAAAGAATACAGATTTG ATGTCTGGACTTGGAATTGATATGGTGCAGAACACACAAACACGTGTTGAGCTAGAAATTGATAAGCATTATGAGGAGGAG CCATACATGACATCTTTTGAAAATAATCTGAAGGAATTTGTTGATGTGTATGAAAGGTGCTTGAATAATTGTGAAGTATCATTAGCACTATTTCCTCAAAATTTGCGCCTTGCAAAACTGAAGAAGGAATATAGCCAATATTTCAAGATGTTTGAAGCAACTAGTCCTATAGCCAAGAAATTATTAGTTGGTAATGTAGTTCACGATGCTGGTAAAAAATCTGCAATACTAGATAATTCAGATTTCGTACCTAGCTATTCTTTGGGGTTGTCACAGTTGACGCCCAAAAACCTCCTCAGTGATCTAAAGGGCATTGGTAATTCACAACTACAAGGAAGTTCAGGTTCAGTGAGTTTAGTAGGTAAAGGACAACCTGTGCCTAAAGTTGTTGATGAGAAGGGTGCACATTATAGGGTGGGAGATAAAAGAATTGTAACTACAAAAATGGTGAGACCGCGCTGA